In a genomic window of Methylovirgula sp. 4M-Z18:
- a CDS encoding phosphatase PAP2 family protein, whose amino-acid sequence MTSNRVVLLSLAGLVLSAAVLAIWPELDLATSAYFYEGGHHFAAITPLGQFGRMVGYTVPFVLLIGATALWAARRFGFNVPFAPTGRSVAFLILSMVLVPGLVVNVGLKDHAHRPRPAQSTAFDGPYPFRPWYKFDGECKKNCSFVSGEASSAFWTLAPASLAPMPFKPYAIGAALIFSIFTSALRIAFGGHYLSDVLLATFLTIFLIEALRRWIFGANGSSG is encoded by the coding sequence ATGACCTCAAACCGCGTCGTGCTGTTGAGCCTTGCCGGGCTCGTTCTTAGCGCCGCCGTGCTGGCGATTTGGCCCGAACTTGACCTCGCCACATCGGCCTATTTTTACGAAGGCGGGCATCACTTCGCCGCCATTACGCCGCTTGGGCAGTTTGGCCGTATGGTCGGCTACACGGTGCCCTTCGTGCTCTTGATCGGGGCGACGGCGCTTTGGGCGGCGCGGCGCTTTGGGTTCAATGTGCCGTTTGCGCCAACCGGGCGGAGCGTCGCGTTTCTCATCCTGTCGATGGTGCTGGTGCCCGGCCTCGTGGTCAATGTCGGCCTCAAAGATCATGCCCACCGGCCGCGGCCGGCGCAGTCGACCGCTTTCGACGGCCCCTATCCGTTCCGGCCCTGGTACAAGTTCGACGGCGAATGCAAGAAGAATTGCTCGTTTGTGTCGGGCGAGGCGTCTTCCGCCTTCTGGACTCTGGCGCCGGCCAGCTTGGCGCCAATGCCGTTCAAGCCCTATGCGATTGGGGCGGCACTGATTTTCAGCATATTCACCAGCGCCTTACGCATCGCTTTCGGCGGCCACTACCTCTCCGACGTGCTTCTCGCGACGTTTCTGACGATCTTTTTGATCGAGGCGCTGCGGCGATGGATATTCGGAGCAAATGGCTCTTCTGGCTAA
- a CDS encoding C40 family peptidase, whose product MNAPTFDRRTTPARQALAAEYLRGQVTAEAYAVGRPMRIVAPYAPLRRDPRPDIGIDTQALRGESVTLYDANEEGWSWVQLAADHYVGWVPSEALGGPGKEPTHRVQVLRTFVYPGPSIKQPTDELLSLGSRVHVRDVKGNFAELERGGYIYAPHLAPITQHESDFVAVAERFFNTPYLWGGKTSFGLDCSGLVQVSLQAAGVFAPRDSDMQERELGQEIIGNDDLSGLQRGDLIFWKGHVGIMRDATTLLHANGYHMLVASEPLREAVDRILAAGEGPIRRIKRL is encoded by the coding sequence ATGAACGCGCCCACCTTCGATCGCCGCACCACCCCCGCCCGCCAAGCCTTGGCGGCGGAATATTTGCGCGGGCAGGTGACGGCCGAGGCCTATGCGGTTGGGCGTCCCATGCGAATCGTCGCGCCCTATGCGCCGCTGCGCCGCGATCCGCGCCCCGATATCGGCATCGACACACAGGCTCTGCGCGGCGAGAGCGTCACGCTTTACGACGCGAATGAGGAAGGTTGGTCCTGGGTGCAATTGGCGGCCGACCATTATGTCGGCTGGGTGCCGAGCGAAGCACTGGGCGGGCCGGGCAAGGAGCCGACCCATCGCGTGCAGGTCTTGCGCACCTTCGTCTATCCTGGGCCGAGCATCAAACAGCCGACGGACGAGCTTCTGTCCCTCGGCTCGCGCGTGCATGTGCGCGATGTGAAGGGCAATTTCGCCGAACTCGAACGCGGCGGCTATATTTACGCGCCGCATCTCGCACCGATTACGCAGCATGAAAGCGATTTTGTCGCTGTGGCCGAGCGGTTTTTTAACACACCCTATTTGTGGGGCGGCAAGACGAGCTTCGGGCTCGATTGTTCCGGCCTGGTGCAAGTGTCGCTGCAGGCAGCCGGAGTCTTTGCGCCGCGCGACAGCGATATGCAGGAGCGCGAGCTTGGGCAGGAAATTATTGGGAACGATGATTTGAGCGGCTTGCAGCGCGGCGATCTCATCTTCTGGAAGGGCCATGTCGGCATCATGCGCGACGCAACGACATTGCTGCACGCCAATGGTTATCACATGCTGGTGGCATCGGAACCGCTGCGCGAAGCGGTGGACCGCATTCTGGCAGCGGGAGAAGGACCGATCCGGCGCATCAAGCGGTTGTAG
- a CDS encoding integration host factor subunit beta, whose protein sequence is MIKSELVQKIADRNPHLYQRDIEKIVNAILDEITNALKRRDRVELRGFGAFSVKQRNARIGRNPRTGEHVEVDEKVVPFFKTGKELRELLNSGDKN, encoded by the coding sequence GTGATTAAGTCGGAACTCGTACAGAAGATCGCAGATCGCAATCCGCATCTCTATCAGCGCGATATCGAGAAAATTGTGAACGCGATTCTGGATGAGATCACGAATGCTTTGAAGCGCCGCGACCGCGTCGAATTGCGCGGTTTTGGCGCGTTCTCGGTCAAACAGCGCAATGCGCGCATCGGCCGCAACCCGCGCACCGGCGAACATGTCGAGGTGGATGAAAAAGTCGTGCCATTTTTCAAGACGGGCAAGGAATTGCGCGAGCTGCTGAACAGCGGCGACAAGAATTAA
- a CDS encoding short chain dehydrogenase — protein sequence MSQPSLKILLIGASGTLGRAIAAELSHRHEVIPAGKNSGDVRLDLADPASIKAALAKVGKIDAVACAAGKANFTPLSQIDVADIETSAYGLGLRDKLMGQVNLTLAAREHLNPGGSVTLISGILSEHPIAAGSSASMVNGALESFVRAAAVEMPHGQRVNIVSPNVFQESMRSYGPFFRGFDAVPVARAALAFSRSIEGLQTGQVYRVY from the coding sequence ATGTCGCAGCCAAGTCTCAAAATTCTTCTCATTGGCGCCAGCGGCACGCTCGGGCGCGCGATCGCCGCCGAATTGTCGCATCGGCACGAGGTGATCCCCGCCGGCAAGAATTCGGGTGACGTGCGTCTTGATCTCGCCGATCCCGCCAGCATCAAGGCGGCGCTTGCCAAGGTCGGCAAGATCGACGCGGTCGCCTGCGCGGCCGGCAAGGCGAATTTCACGCCGCTCAGCCAGATCGATGTGGCCGATATCGAGACCTCGGCCTATGGCCTGGGCCTGCGCGACAAGTTGATGGGCCAGGTCAATCTGACCCTCGCTGCGCGGGAGCATTTGAATCCAGGCGGCTCGGTGACGTTGATTTCCGGCATTTTGAGCGAGCATCCGATCGCGGCCGGGTCGTCTGCGAGCATGGTCAACGGCGCGCTGGAGAGTTTCGTGCGCGCCGCGGCCGTGGAAATGCCGCACGGCCAGCGGGTCAATATCGTCAGCCCGAATGTCTTCCAGGAATCCATGCGCTCCTATGGGCCGTTCTTCCGCGGTTTTGACGCTGTGCCGGTCGCGCGGGCCGCGCTCGCCTTCAGCCGCAGCATCGAGGGCCTGCAGACCGGCCAAGTCTATCGCGTGTATTGA
- a CDS encoding lipopolysaccharide assembly protein LapA domain-containing protein produces MKSFLRGIILILLTVVVIAFAVINDQPARISFVPFATEGDALTYNLPLWLVIIISVGFGILIGGIAAWFGQGKHRRAARQARAELQMLRGELDRVRAQMVSPPGAPMLPNRGA; encoded by the coding sequence ATGAAATCCTTTTTGCGCGGCATTATCCTCATTCTTTTGACGGTCGTCGTCATTGCATTTGCCGTCATTAACGATCAGCCGGCACGGATTTCGTTTGTTCCTTTCGCCACCGAAGGCGACGCGCTGACCTATAATTTGCCGCTCTGGCTGGTGATCATCATCAGCGTCGGCTTTGGTATTCTGATCGGCGGCATTGCCGCCTGGTTCGGACAGGGGAAGCATCGCCGCGCGGCGCGGCAGGCGCGGGCCGAACTGCAGATGCTGCGCGGCGAGCTTGACCGCGTCCGCGCCCAGATGGTGTCCCCGCCAGGAGCGCCGATGCTGCCCAATCGCGGCGCCTGA
- the map gene encoding type I methionyl aminopeptidase — translation MTYTDANVSTGRKQGQIRLHGPDAFEKMRKAGQLTAEALDLMAAHVKPGVTTEFLDKLCFEFAMDHQAYPAPLFYRGYRKAICTSINHVVCHGIPDDKPLRDGDIVNIDVTLIVDGWHGDSSRMYAVGEINRKAERLIEVTYESLMRGLAVIKPGATTGDIGAAIQVYAEGERCSVVRDFCGHGLGQLFHDEPNILHYGRPGEGVALKPGMLFTVEPMLNAGRPQVKVLADGWTAVTRDRSLSAQFEHTIGVTETGCEIFTLSPKGLHHPPYRTA, via the coding sequence ATGACCTATACCGACGCCAATGTTTCCACCGGCCGCAAGCAGGGCCAGATCCGGCTGCACGGCCCCGACGCCTTCGAGAAGATGCGCAAGGCCGGTCAATTGACCGCCGAAGCGCTCGATCTGATGGCCGCGCATGTCAAGCCCGGCGTGACCACCGAGTTCCTCGACAAATTATGCTTCGAATTTGCGATGGATCATCAGGCCTACCCCGCGCCCCTCTTCTACCGCGGCTATCGCAAGGCGATCTGCACCTCGATCAACCACGTGGTCTGCCACGGCATTCCCGACGACAAACCGCTCCGCGACGGTGACATCGTCAATATCGACGTCACTTTGATCGTCGACGGCTGGCACGGCGATTCGAGCCGGATGTATGCGGTCGGCGAGATCAACCGCAAGGCCGAACGGCTGATCGAAGTGACCTATGAATCCCTGATGCGTGGCCTTGCGGTGATCAAGCCCGGCGCGACCACCGGCGACATCGGCGCGGCGATCCAGGTTTACGCGGAGGGCGAGCGCTGCTCGGTGGTACGCGATTTCTGCGGCCACGGGCTCGGTCAATTGTTTCACGACGAGCCCAATATTTTGCATTACGGCCGCCCCGGCGAAGGGGTTGCGCTGAAACCCGGCATGCTCTTCACCGTCGAGCCGATGCTGAACGCCGGCCGGCCGCAAGTGAAAGTGCTCGCCGACGGCTGGACCGCCGTCACCCGCGATCGCTCCCTCTCGGCGCAATTCGAGCATACGATCGGCGTCACCGAAACCGGCTGCGAGATCTTCACCCTGTCGCCCAAGGGCCTGCACCATCCGCCCTATCGGACCGCATGA
- the sppA gene encoding signal peptide peptidase SppA, with product MSMPGSYSAAPADYLIDRRRLRRKLTFWRLAAVAIVLLALIGLFARSIHAVQSPHIARININGVITGDDATAQLLKRAEDANVRAVILDIESPGGTTTGSEILYDQIRRVADKKPVVAVVGTMAASGAYIAALATDHIVAHQTSLVGSIGVLFEYPNVSKLLDTVGVQMETIKSSPLKASPNGFEPTSEAAKAALAALVTDSFDWFKALVKERRHMTDAELAAVADGRVFTGHLGLPLKLIDEIGGEREAIAWLEDKKGVTKGLSVETLKKPTEWKGLGLFGRAADWLGFSSLARVIDRSSERADASLLDGMVSIWQVSPNN from the coding sequence ATGTCGATGCCAGGTTCGTATTCCGCCGCTCCTGCCGATTATCTGATTGACCGGCGGCGGCTGCGCCGCAAACTGACCTTCTGGCGGCTCGCGGCGGTGGCCATTGTGCTCCTCGCCCTGATCGGGTTGTTCGCGCGGTCCATCCATGCCGTGCAAAGCCCGCATATCGCCCGCATCAACATCAACGGCGTGATCACCGGCGACGATGCTACGGCGCAATTGCTGAAACGGGCGGAAGACGCCAATGTCCGCGCTGTGATCCTCGATATCGAGAGCCCGGGCGGCACGACCACCGGTTCGGAAATTCTCTATGATCAAATCCGCCGGGTGGCCGACAAAAAGCCGGTGGTCGCGGTGGTCGGCACCATGGCTGCGTCCGGCGCCTATATTGCCGCCCTCGCCACCGATCATATCGTCGCGCATCAGACCTCGTTGGTCGGCTCCATCGGCGTGCTGTTCGAATATCCCAACGTGTCGAAACTGCTCGATACGGTCGGCGTGCAGATGGAGACGATCAAATCGTCGCCCTTGAAAGCTTCGCCCAACGGGTTCGAACCGACCTCTGAAGCCGCAAAGGCGGCGTTGGCCGCTCTCGTAACCGATTCCTTCGATTGGTTCAAAGCGCTCGTCAAAGAACGCCGTCACATGACCGATGCCGAACTCGCTGCGGTCGCCGATGGCCGCGTTTTCACCGGCCATCTTGGCCTGCCGCTGAAACTGATCGACGAGATCGGCGGCGAGCGCGAAGCGATCGCCTGGCTTGAGGACAAGAAGGGCGTCACCAAGGGCCTCTCGGTCGAAACGCTCAAGAAGCCGACGGAATGGAAGGGGCTCGGATTGTTCGGGCGGGCCGCCGATTGGCTCGGTTTTTCGTCTCTCGCCCGTGTTATCGATCGCAGCAGCGAACGGGCGGATGCAAGCTTGCTTGACGGCATGGTGTCAATTTGGCAAGTTTCTCCAAACAATTAG
- a CDS encoding ornithine cyclodeaminase family protein gives MQVISAQEIDRLLDYPSLIVALRDAFGGTMVAPVRHHHEVGSGAGHATHLIMPAWTGDAPGGGFVGTKIVNVFPANSAKGLPAVYGSYLLQSGETGAPLVVLDGTRLTHWRTAAASALAASFLARDDAAHLLVIGAGALAPELIKAHSAVRPIKAVTLWNHRRESAERLAASLAGSPYKLAIADDLAAAVAGADIISCATLSQQPIVLGQWLQPGTHVDLVGAFNMAMREADDAALLRAKVFVDTPAAKHEGGDVAVALHAGAVPEAHIRGDLAALCAGKVHGRDDASDITLFKSVGASIEDLAAAMLVWRKSQAKAA, from the coding sequence ATGCAGGTGATTTCGGCGCAAGAGATCGATCGGCTGCTCGACTATCCGTCCCTGATCGTCGCTTTGCGCGATGCGTTCGGCGGCACGATGGTTGCGCCCGTGCGCCACCATCACGAAGTCGGGTCGGGTGCGGGACACGCGACCCATCTCATCATGCCGGCCTGGACCGGGGATGCGCCGGGTGGCGGCTTCGTCGGCACCAAGATCGTCAATGTCTTTCCCGCCAACAGCGCCAAGGGCCTGCCCGCCGTCTACGGATCCTATCTGCTGCAATCGGGGGAAACCGGGGCGCCCCTGGTGGTGCTCGACGGCACGCGTCTCACCCATTGGCGCACCGCCGCAGCATCGGCCCTGGCGGCGAGCTTTCTCGCCCGCGACGACGCAGCGCATCTCTTGGTCATCGGGGCCGGCGCGCTCGCGCCCGAACTGATCAAGGCGCATAGCGCCGTGCGGCCGATCAAGGCCGTCACGCTGTGGAACCATCGGCGCGAAAGTGCCGAGCGGCTGGCGGCCTCCTTAGCAGGAAGCCCGTACAAACTGGCGATTGCCGACGATCTGGCGGCGGCCGTGGCCGGAGCCGATATCATTTCCTGCGCGACCCTGTCGCAGCAGCCGATCGTCCTGGGACAATGGCTTCAGCCGGGCACCCATGTCGATCTCGTCGGCGCCTTCAACATGGCGATGCGCGAAGCGGACGATGCGGCTTTGCTGCGCGCCAAGGTTTTCGTCGACACGCCTGCCGCCAAGCACGAAGGCGGCGATGTCGCGGTCGCCTTGCACGCGGGCGCCGTGCCCGAGGCGCATATTCGCGGCGATCTCGCCGCGCTCTGTGCGGGCAAGGTGCACGGGCGGGACGATGCGTCCGACATCACCCTTTTCAAGTCGGTCGGCGCCTCGATCGAGGATTTGGCCGCCGCCATGCTGGTTTGGCGCAAGAGCCAGGCTAAAGCGGCCTGA
- a CDS encoding 2-hydroxychromene-2-carboxylate isomerase: MIRVDFWYEFASTYSYPAAMRIEALAAARGLELRWRPFLLGPIFASQGWRDSPFNLFPAKGGYMWRDMERICRKLQLPLKKPDPFPQNSLHAARVACALDDAARPAFTRAIFHAEYGEGRAIADRAVIAQILANLGHHASEVLERAASPETKQKLRRENDEALRLGIFGAPTCVTEDSEIFWGNDRLEDALDWAEGRR; encoded by the coding sequence ATGATCCGGGTCGATTTCTGGTACGAATTTGCAAGCACCTATTCCTATCCCGCTGCCATGCGGATCGAGGCTCTGGCGGCGGCGCGCGGCCTCGAGTTGCGCTGGCGGCCCTTTCTCCTCGGGCCGATCTTCGCGAGCCAAGGCTGGCGCGATTCGCCATTCAATCTCTTTCCCGCCAAGGGCGGCTACATGTGGCGGGACATGGAGCGCATTTGCCGAAAACTGCAGCTGCCGCTGAAGAAGCCCGACCCGTTTCCGCAAAATTCGCTGCACGCGGCACGGGTCGCCTGTGCGCTTGATGACGCGGCGCGGCCCGCCTTCACGCGCGCGATCTTCCACGCCGAATATGGCGAAGGCCGCGCCATCGCCGACCGCGCCGTGATCGCGCAAATCCTCGCCAATCTCGGCCATCACGCCAGCGAGGTGCTGGAGCGCGCCGCGTCGCCCGAAACCAAGCAAAAGTTGCGCCGCGAGAATGATGAAGCTCTACGCCTCGGTATTTTCGGCGCGCCGACCTGCGTGACCGAGGACAGCGAAATTTTTTGGGGTAACGATCGGTTGGAGGATGCGCTGGATTGGGCGGAGGGACGCAGGTGA
- the radC gene encoding RadC family protein has protein sequence MSADADKPQPAPHYHGHRERLRSRFSANPDALPDYELLELVLFRSIPRQDVKGLAKELIATFGSFAEVLSAPPARLTEIKGIGESVATDLKIVATAATRLTKGAIRERIELGRSQTVLDYCRAKMAFAEREEFRVLFLDRKNMLIADEVQGVGTVDHTPVYPREVIKRALELSASAIILVHNHPSGDPEPSQADIRLTQQISVIAQSLGISVHDHLIVGRNGHVSLRARNLLMPGG, from the coding sequence ATGAGCGCGGACGCGGACAAACCTCAGCCCGCGCCCCATTACCACGGCCATCGCGAGCGGTTGCGCAGCCGCTTCAGCGCGAATCCCGACGCCCTGCCTGATTACGAATTGCTCGAACTCGTCCTGTTCCGCTCAATCCCGCGGCAGGACGTGAAGGGCCTCGCCAAAGAACTCATCGCCACTTTCGGATCCTTCGCCGAAGTGCTCAGCGCGCCACCGGCGCGGCTGACGGAAATCAAGGGCATCGGCGAGAGCGTCGCGACCGATCTCAAGATCGTCGCCACAGCGGCGACGCGCCTTACCAAAGGCGCCATTCGCGAACGCATCGAGCTTGGCCGGTCGCAGACCGTCCTCGATTATTGCCGCGCCAAAATGGCCTTTGCCGAGCGCGAGGAATTCCGCGTCCTCTTTCTCGACCGCAAGAACATGCTGATCGCCGACGAAGTGCAGGGCGTCGGCACAGTCGACCACACGCCGGTCTATCCGCGCGAAGTGATCAAGCGGGCGCTCGAACTCTCGGCGAGCGCGATTATTCTCGTCCATAACCATCCCTCTGGCGATCCCGAACCCTCGCAAGCCGATATCCGGTTAACCCAGCAGATCAGCGTGATCGCGCAATCACTCGGCATTTCGGTGCACGACCATCTCATTGTCGGCCGCAATGGTCACGTGAGCTTGCGGGCGCGGAACTTGTTGATGCCGGGCGGGTGA
- a CDS encoding rhodanese-like domain-containing protein: MTTYVTAIPPAPSTLARDHFAAEFAFETDCWDVHDALSKGADFVLLDVRSPALFAEGHIAGAINLPHGKITGSKMAAWPENTIFVTYCAGPHCNGAARGALRLAELGRPVKIMAGGVTGWRDEGFALQSTDGT; the protein is encoded by the coding sequence ATGACGACATACGTGACCGCTATCCCGCCTGCGCCCAGCACTCTCGCCCGCGATCATTTCGCCGCTGAATTTGCCTTCGAAACCGACTGTTGGGATGTGCATGATGCGCTCAGCAAGGGCGCCGATTTCGTGCTGCTCGACGTGCGCAGCCCCGCCCTCTTCGCTGAAGGCCATATCGCGGGGGCGATCAACCTACCGCATGGTAAGATCACCGGGTCGAAAATGGCTGCGTGGCCGGAGAACACGATTTTCGTGACCTATTGCGCCGGGCCCCATTGCAACGGCGCGGCCCGCGGCGCATTGCGGCTTGCCGAACTCGGACGCCCAGTCAAAATCATGGCAGGCGGCGTGACCGGATGGCGCGACGAAGGCTTTGCGCTTCAGTCCACAGACGGCACGTGA
- a CDS encoding MFS transporter, producing the protein MSELEKSTMSKVTWRLVPFLMVCYFIAYLDRVNISFAGDSLIKDLDLTKAAFGGAAGIFFIAYFFFEVPSNLALDRFGARLWIARIMFTWGLVTGAQAFVTGIVSLNVVRFLLGVAEAGFFPGIIFFLTLWFPAAYRARIVGMFMVAIPVSTVFGAPLSSLILYLDGVAALHGWQWMFLLEALPALLMAFAVYFYLTDRPHAANWLSPEESRWLQGQLDAERANRERHGAMSWLRSMCDPRVVALGFVYMGCNIPQYGLSFFLPQIVKAFGDLTKFQVGCITALPYAVGALGMIYWGWRSDRHAERKWHAIIPLGAIVLGLGLAAMMEMPTAKMACLCIAGFGFFAVLPVFWTLPTTFLTGTGAAAGIAAVNSIGNLGGFFGPQVFGWLKDKTGQDAASLSFLAACAVVGAVIVFVLGHNPTLERPAAKQTA; encoded by the coding sequence ATGTCGGAGCTTGAGAAGAGCACCATGTCGAAAGTGACATGGCGGCTCGTTCCTTTTCTCATGGTTTGTTATTTCATTGCTTATCTCGACCGCGTGAACATTTCCTTTGCCGGCGACAGCCTGATCAAGGACCTCGACCTCACCAAGGCCGCTTTCGGCGGCGCCGCCGGCATCTTCTTCATCGCCTATTTCTTCTTCGAAGTGCCGAGCAATCTCGCGCTCGACCGGTTCGGGGCGCGGCTCTGGATCGCACGCATCATGTTCACCTGGGGCCTCGTGACCGGCGCCCAGGCCTTCGTGACCGGCATTGTCAGCCTGAATGTGGTGCGCTTCCTACTCGGGGTCGCGGAAGCGGGCTTCTTTCCGGGCATCATCTTCTTTCTCACCCTCTGGTTTCCCGCGGCCTATCGTGCGCGCATTGTCGGCATGTTCATGGTCGCGATTCCGGTCTCGACCGTGTTCGGCGCGCCGCTCTCGAGCCTCATTCTCTACCTTGACGGCGTGGCTGCGCTGCACGGCTGGCAATGGATGTTCCTGCTCGAGGCGTTGCCAGCGCTGCTCATGGCCTTTGCCGTCTATTTCTACCTGACCGACCGGCCACACGCGGCCAATTGGCTGAGCCCCGAGGAAAGCCGGTGGTTACAGGGCCAACTCGACGCCGAGCGTGCCAACCGCGAGCGCCACGGCGCCATGTCCTGGCTGCGCTCGATGTGCGATCCGCGGGTCGTCGCACTCGGTTTCGTCTACATGGGCTGCAACATCCCCCAATATGGCTTGAGCTTCTTCCTGCCGCAGATCGTCAAGGCATTCGGCGACCTGACCAAGTTCCAGGTCGGCTGCATCACCGCCCTGCCCTACGCGGTCGGCGCGCTTGGCATGATCTATTGGGGCTGGCGCTCCGATAGGCACGCCGAGCGCAAGTGGCACGCGATCATCCCGCTCGGGGCGATCGTCCTGGGCCTCGGCCTGGCGGCGATGATGGAGATGCCGACGGCCAAAATGGCCTGTTTGTGCATCGCCGGCTTCGGCTTTTTCGCGGTTTTACCGGTTTTCTGGACGCTGCCGACCACGTTTCTCACTGGCACGGGCGCAGCGGCCGGCATCGCCGCGGTCAATTCCATCGGCAATCTCGGCGGGTTTTTCGGGCCGCAGGTGTTCGGCTGGCTCAAGGACAAGACCGGGCAAGACGCCGCCAGCTTGAGCTTCCTCGCCGCCTGCGCCGTCGTCGGTGCGGTGATAGTCTTCGTCCTGGGGCACAACCCCACCCTGGAACGGCCGGCGGCCAAGCAAACCGCATGA
- a CDS encoding argininosuccinate synthase yields MSAPNKDIKRVVLAYSGGLDTSIILKWLQTTYGCEVVTFTADLGQGEELEPARKKAELMGIKPEHIFIEDLREEFVRDYVFPMFRANAQYEGLYLLGTSIARPLIAKKQIEIARKVGADAVAHGATGKGNDQVRFELSYYALEPEIKVIAPWREWDLTSRTALIEFAEKNQIPIAKDKRGEAPFSVDANLLHASSEGKVLEDPGLEVPDYVYSRTLDPEKAPDTPTIITIDFERGDAVAINGEKLSPATILAKLNDLGRANGIGRLDLVENRFVGMKSRGMYETPGGTILYYAHRGIESITLDRGAAHLKDELMPKYAELIYNGFWFSPEREMLQALIDKSQEMVAGRVTLKLFKGSAWVIGRTSPYSLYDQDLVTFEEGAVAYDHRDAAGFIKLNALRLRTLAKRDRKIKAS; encoded by the coding sequence ATGAGCGCCCCCAACAAAGACATTAAGCGCGTTGTTCTCGCCTATTCCGGCGGTCTCGATACCTCGATCATCCTGAAATGGTTGCAGACGACCTATGGCTGCGAGGTCGTCACCTTCACCGCGGACCTGGGGCAGGGGGAAGAATTGGAGCCGGCGCGCAAGAAGGCCGAGCTGATGGGCATCAAGCCGGAGCATATTTTCATCGAGGACCTGCGCGAGGAATTCGTGCGCGACTATGTCTTCCCGATGTTCCGGGCGAACGCCCAATATGAAGGGCTCTACCTGCTCGGCACCTCGATCGCACGGCCGCTGATCGCCAAGAAGCAGATCGAAATCGCGCGGAAAGTGGGCGCCGATGCGGTGGCGCATGGCGCGACCGGCAAGGGCAACGACCAGGTGCGTTTCGAGCTCTCCTATTATGCGCTCGAACCGGAAATCAAGGTGATCGCGCCCTGGCGCGAGTGGGATCTGACCTCGCGCACCGCCCTCATCGAGTTTGCCGAGAAGAACCAGATTCCGATCGCCAAGGACAAGCGCGGCGAAGCGCCGTTCTCGGTCGACGCCAACCTGCTGCACGCTTCCTCGGAAGGCAAAGTGCTGGAGGATCCGGGCCTCGAAGTGCCGGACTACGTCTATTCCCGCACGCTCGACCCGGAAAAGGCGCCCGATACGCCGACCATCATCACGATCGATTTCGAAAGAGGCGATGCGGTGGCGATCAACGGCGAGAAATTGTCGCCGGCGACGATCCTGGCCAAGCTCAACGACCTCGGGCGGGCCAATGGCATCGGCCGGCTCGATCTCGTCGAGAATCGCTTCGTCGGCATGAAGTCGCGTGGCATGTACGAGACGCCGGGCGGTACGATCCTCTATTACGCCCATCGCGGCATCGAATCGATCACGCTCGACCGTGGCGCGGCGCATCTCAAGGACGAGCTGATGCCAAAATATGCCGAGCTGATCTACAACGGCTTCTGGTTCAGCCCCGAGCGCGAGATGCTGCAGGCCTTGATCGACAAGAGCCAGGAAATGGTCGCCGGCCGCGTGACGCTCAAACTGTTCAAGGGCAGCGCCTGGGTGATCGGCCGCACCAGCCCCTATTCGCTCTACGACCAGGACCTGGTGACCTTCGAGGAGGGCGCCGTTGCCTACGATCACCGCGACGCGGCGGGCTTCATCAAGCTCAATGCCTTGCGCCTGCGCACGCTGGCCAAGCGCGACCGGAAGATCAAAGCGTCTTGA